In Allocoprobacillus halotolerans, a genomic segment contains:
- a CDS encoding FeoA family protein: MNLSEAKVGSTVTVTKIDGDSAYKRRIMDMGITKGTDLYIRKVAPLGDPVEITVRGYELSVRKMDAQCVQVK; this comes from the coding sequence ATGAATTTAAGTGAAGCAAAAGTAGGAAGCACAGTCACTGTCACAAAGATTGATGGGGATAGTGCTTATAAACGACGCATCATGGATATGGGAATCACAAAAGGAACAGATTTATATATTAGAAAAGTAGCTCCTTTAGGTGATCCGGTTGAAATTACAGTCAGAGGTTATGAATTGTCTGTAAGAAAAATGGATGCGCAATGTGTACAAGTAAAATAG
- a CDS encoding FeoA family protein produces the protein MMPLTLVGIGEVNTIRRIGGSEETRRFLKNLGFVAGSEITVLSTISGNVIVNIKDSRVAINKEMARHIMV, from the coding sequence ATGATGCCATTAACATTAGTAGGTATTGGAGAAGTGAATACAATTCGCAGGATTGGTGGTAGTGAAGAAACAAGACGTTTTTTAAAGAATCTTGGTTTTGTAGCTGGCAGTGAAATTACAGTTTTATCAACTATTAGTGGAAATGTGATTGTTAATATTAAAGATTCACGTGTTGCGATTAATAAAGAGATGGCACGTCATATTATGGTATAG